The DNA region CGAAGCAAATGGTCCTCTTGGTTTGTCCCTCAGGTATGGTCCCTGAGGCTTGCTGGTGGGGGAACAGCACTGAGCATCCTGCAGGGAGAAATGAAAGACCATCCCCTATACCAGCACGGCCTGCCCTCGGCCCAGCTTCATCCTGGCTGGCTGCAGACAGGTTGGGACAGCACCTGGAACAGCCCTCGCCATGGCAGGGGCAGGATCCTGGCAGAAAAACTGCTTCATTCCTGCCATCCCCTATGCTATTCAAAGGCAGACCCTCAGTGaaggttttttgtttgatttttttttttttttgttcccctcTGGAAAAATCTCAAATTTATCCATGTATTTTGATTGCTATGTAAATCTGATATGAATCAAAAGTGACTATATGGAGACAATCTCTGCCTTTCCTTGACACACCTGTCCATGGCTTTTGCAACATTATGGTAGTCAATTCTTTATGATAATAAATATTTTACCACTGCCACATTTATATCCTAAGATCTTCTGGAAGTCTGGGGCTTGATAGAAAACATTCTCGATATAGTGAGACATTTGCAGGATCTTGTCCTTGCAGACTCTGTTGTTCTGAAACCTGCACTTTGCTTCCCAGAACTGTCCACAGAAGTGCTCTGAATCATATTTGCTTCTACACACCTCTGTAAGCTGGGCAAAACCCACTCTGTCAGCCAGGCAGGTTGGACAGACTTGTTTCTTCCTGCTGGATTTTACAACTGCAAACAAgtcttcaaaacaaaacaaaacaaaacaaaaaactcacCAGCAGCCTTATTCTGAACATGTGGGATGCTTCCCTGGATGCCTGTTCATTTCCTGGAGTGAAACTCAGACACACCAGTTCACTGCTGCCCTGAAGTGTgtggaagctttttttttccttctccctcctttcttttccctccttccttGTGTTGATTTGTGGGACCAGAATGACTTTGATTTCAGCAAGTTTGCTGTTTATTCACGTCACAAGTTTGACAGCTTTACACCAAATCAGATTGCTGGGTTTCAGGAGAGCTCTGAGGCGTCACTGGGAGCTCCTTTAGATTAAACTCGCCTCCCCGGTCtcccccctctccccctccttcaGAGCCATTTAAACCTCTCTGGGGCTTTAACAGAAACGTGCTCCCAAGACCTGCATTTCATTCTGCCACTAATATGGTAAGTGCTCTTTGCATTTCTCTCGACCTCGAGGCAGAGGAGGAGAAGCTGGTCTCTCCCTTGGGGGAGTGCAATAGATTTTGTGCCCTCTTAAGATGGGAAAGGAAGAGGGCTCTTCTCTACCTGCCAGTGCAGTCTCTGCTGCTGTGCCTTCCCATGGGTGGGCAGGCTCCCTGACTGAGACTCCAAGTTCTGCCGTTGCCTTCCTTGCAGAGATTTAGAGTTGCTGCAGATGAGGCTTATTTGGAGGGGACAACCCCAGGCTTTGCGGTCTGGGACTCCTGCAGGACTGCAGGGGCAGAAGAGAGTGCGAGCAGCCAGGActctgctggctctgtgctgctgcttagAGCTGAGTCGAACACCCTTGGTGGCAGGAACAAGGACAGCATTGGAACCCCCTTCACCCTAAACGCCCTCAGGACCGTAGCACTTCCCCAGGGTTTGCAGGAAGCCGAGCCGCCTCCCCGGCACAGCGGTGCTCGGAGCCCCGTGCTGCGGGGGCTGGCGGGCGGCACTGCCCGCGCTCGGCGCACGGAGCGGTGCCACCGGGGAACGGGGAGCGGGCACCGGGTCAGGGCTGGCCGCTGCCCCGGGACAGCACCTGAGCACAGCCCGGCCGGACGGCAGTGGGGAGAGCGCTGCCCCGCCGGGGCGCTtctggcggggccgggccggcacCGCTTCCCCTCggggcccccggccccgccgagcgCCCCATCGCCTCGGCCCTTCCCTCCGCAGAGCGCCGGCCGGCCGTGCCCGCAGCCGGACTTCGCCGGGGGCTCGGGCTGCGCTTGGCCCTGGTCCGCCCCCGCCGGGGTTTCCAAGGAGACCTGGGCCGCCGTCTGCGCCGCGGAGCCGCCGCACAGCCAGGGCCGGCCGCAGGGTGAGTGAGTGCTCAGCCGCCGCCGCAGCGCCGCGGGCCCGGCCGCGCTGGGAGCCCCACGGGGCCGGGATAACCCTGGCTCTCATCCGCAGGCCAGGTCTGCAGCCCGCTGCTCCGTGCCCAGGACGCGGCGTGGCAGGGCGACCAGCTGTCCTCCCAGCTCTACAGAAACAAGCAGGTAAAGGCTCCGCGCCCCCCAGCACGCCCGGGTTCACCCCACGAGGctcctgagctttgtgtcacggatTGCACCTTCTGGGTTGGCTTATGGCATGTCTCCCTGTCACTGGCACGGGTGTCAGAAGCGACACAAAACCGTTGTTCCTTGCTGgactttttttctcccccatgTTGTCCTGTGAAGTTGGACCAACTCTGGTGGGATTCCCTGTCCATTCCTCCCCTCTTACATCATATTGCAGCTGCAGTCTTGGCACTAAAGAAAACCAGGGGCATGAACAGGGGGGCCTCAGGCTGTGATGATGCTGTTGGCTAAAAGTACGTAGAGTGTGTCCTCCTGATTCCACCAGGTTTAACTTCATGGGAAATGATTGCAGCAGAATTGCCTAATTACATGGAAGATCAACCGTTTTGTTTTGACCAACAGGTTTTCCTTGTTACTTTATTTTCTcttatatttcatttttttgtAAATCCCAACAAGAGAAACTCTGAACTGTCATCAGTGAAGGTACTCCAGTTTGATGACTATGATCAAGTACTTGGAATGATGTTTTGACATAGTCAAGTCAGTGAAAATTCAGATATTATCTTAAAGGTCCCTGGAATCAAACCATAGTTCCAGATGTCAGTGTACTTATTTCTTTGATTTTGCCTCAATCATTTAAATCTGTTTTTGACTAAGCCTATGCTTAGAAGATGCCTGTGATCCTTGGCAGCAGGTTCTTTGTCCTTCCAAAGAAGTCTCCAGAGCTATGATCAGGAGCCAAAAATCTATGTGTAAACTCTTAGATTTCCCATGGAAAAGTGTTAGGTGTCTGCCATTCCTGTTCAGCTTTTGAGACCAGGGATTATGTCAACTCTGTACATCTACCAGGGCTGGCACAGTAGGGTCCAGAACTGAAGAGATCACTGAGTGCTACTTTATCATAAAGAATGGAAACTGCATCTTCCTCTGCACTCTACCCCCATAAATTGTTAGCttgcaacatttttttttcaccagGCAGCTCTAAATGGGAAGGAGGGGTGCAAAGGGATGTTTGCTGTGGCTCAAGAGGAGATCCTGAAGCTGCTGTCATGCCCGTGACCATTtctggctgctcacagggctaCTTGTAATTCATTTCTATTATTATTCTGTGGTTGCAGGTTTTTTCAGAGTAATCTTTTCAAACACTCACTTAAAGATTAAAGGAAGTCAAAAGTGAAAACTGAACAGTCATGCCACTTAGATTTATAGAGACAAGAGGCTGGAGGGGGTGGGTTGAGCTCACAAAGCAAACACCCAAATAATCAAATCCAAGCAGCTTGTACTAGAGGGCAATTGCTATTAAGTTACAGAGTCAACATCTATTCATCAATATCTTTATTCCACAGCTTCAAGATACTTTGCTTCAGAAGGAAGAGGAACTTGCTAGGTTACATGAAGAAAATAATAACCTCCGACAAtacctgaattctgccctgaTTAAGTGTTTAGAAGAAAAAGCCAAGGTATTGTGTTCAAACCTGTCAGACAAATGTGTGCAGGAGGAACAGGTTGATTAGGTACACGCCAGTAAAATGTATGGAAAATCTAAGAGTGCAGACAACCTGCAGTGGAACCCACACTCACATTTAAATTCACAAAGGTGACAGTTTGCTCTAGGAATGATATCCTGTCAGGTTCTGACTGTGGAGACAGTGTAGCACCTGAGATAATTAGGTTTAATTTA from Melospiza melodia melodia isolate bMelMel2 chromosome 12, bMelMel2.pri, whole genome shotgun sequence includes:
- the GMNC gene encoding geminin coiled-coil domain-containing protein 1, which produces MAAVRALRGPEALAGPGGTHGAFASRTGLLRALRAPPACPPRDVSSPGFTRLSRAVTQRAAARLAPEQRCLPGVCPRFRVAADEAYLEGTTPGFAVWDSCRTAGAEESASSQDSAGSVLLLRAESNTLGGRNKDSIGTPFTLNALRTVALPQGLQEAEPPPRHSGARSPVLRGLAGGTARARRTERCHRGTGSGHRVRAGRCPGTAPEHSPAGRQWGERCPAGALLAGPGRHRFPSGPPAPPSAPSPRPFPPQSAGRPCPQPDFAGGSGCAWPWSAPAGVSKETWAAVCAAEPPHSQGRPQGLSSAGQVCSPLLRAQDAAWQGDQLSSQLYRNKQLQDTLLQKEEELARLHEENNNLRQYLNSALIKCLEEKAKKLLSDHGQKTCAILKSTKRRLKEDHCFVPQETPHASKARRNLFNEFTACEEQASPAVDSWVLQTLGLKDVNTIDEASANYSALSPDLGKDTYCLSPGGAADCEHREGAAAVFSCSHEPPGSSSTHPCSQDSPFLPQFSSAPCISSPVPSVSSLPAYGLPYWTGGLSPNRTEVAFTTCLSPHRNVRTHSFHQGQAFVRRDDDGGWRFTWVPKQPE